In Myxococcales bacterium, the following proteins share a genomic window:
- a CDS encoding class I SAM-dependent methyltransferase, whose protein sequence is MWNERYAEPGYAYGSEPNDFLVSIVDRLPPGPVLCLAEGEGRNAVFLATRGRSVTAVDGSEVGLAKAAALAGERGVALTSVVSDLADYVIQPGAWAVIVSIWCHLPAALRQRVHRDVVAGLSPGGMFVLEAYTPAQLAFDTGGPKRPEMLADLGGLRTELDGLEWLVAEEREREVHEGRCHNGRSAVVQLLGQKPRAHARAQ, encoded by the coding sequence ATGTGGAACGAACGCTACGCGGAACCCGGCTACGCCTACGGCAGCGAACCCAATGATTTTCTGGTGAGTATCGTCGATCGACTGCCGCCCGGCCCGGTGTTGTGTCTCGCGGAGGGGGAGGGCCGCAACGCAGTCTTTTTGGCCACGCGCGGACGCAGCGTGACAGCCGTGGATGGCTCGGAGGTCGGCCTCGCCAAGGCTGCGGCACTGGCCGGAGAGCGGGGCGTCGCGCTCACCAGCGTCGTGAGTGATCTCGCGGACTACGTCATCCAACCCGGAGCGTGGGCCGTCATCGTCAGCATCTGGTGCCACTTGCCGGCGGCGCTCCGGCAGCGTGTGCACCGCGACGTCGTGGCTGGGCTCAGTCCGGGTGGAATGTTCGTGCTCGAGGCCTACACCCCGGCGCAGCTCGCGTTCGACACGGGAGGGCCCAAGCGCCCTGAGATGCTCGCCGACCTCGGCGGACTGCGAACGGAGCTGGACGGGCTCGAGTGGCTCGTCGCCGAGGAGCGCGAACGCGAGGTCCACGAGGGCCGTTGTCACAATGGGCGGAGCGCTGTCGTGCAGCTGCTCGGGCAAAAGCCGCGAGCGCACGCCCGCGCTCAGTGA
- a CDS encoding glutathione S-transferase family protein, with amino-acid sequence MAIVLHRFPLSHFAEKGRALLAFKRLDFRIEEHRLGLPQLGLWRLSGQRKVPVIEDAGRVVADSTEIALYLEERYREPRLLPEDAAARRAVLELEEHLDRWMGSYAPVVWFEELARERPAELRRVIEAEVWGVGHARMSAALIRPAMRLPKARAIVKKSAERTRTLLLELCERLGKHAYLCGDSPTLADVAAAGLAFHLEFPKSRQLALPELAGVGVPGYADNAEFGRFFEWRRKFYAEHLS; translated from the coding sequence ATGGCCATCGTGCTCCACCGATTTCCGCTCAGCCACTTCGCCGAAAAAGGGCGCGCGCTGCTCGCGTTCAAGCGGCTGGACTTTCGCATCGAAGAACATCGACTCGGACTGCCGCAGCTTGGCCTCTGGCGCTTGAGCGGGCAGCGCAAGGTGCCCGTGATCGAGGACGCGGGTCGCGTCGTTGCGGACTCGACCGAGATCGCGCTCTACCTGGAGGAGCGCTACCGCGAGCCGCGGTTGTTGCCCGAAGACGCGGCGGCGAGGCGAGCTGTGCTCGAGCTCGAAGAGCACCTCGATCGCTGGATGGGCAGCTACGCACCCGTGGTGTGGTTCGAGGAGCTCGCCCGCGAGCGGCCGGCCGAGCTCCGGCGCGTGATCGAGGCCGAGGTGTGGGGCGTGGGGCATGCGCGCATGAGTGCCGCGCTGATTCGGCCCGCAATGCGCCTGCCGAAGGCGCGCGCGATTGTGAAAAAGTCAGCCGAGCGCACCCGGACGTTGCTGCTCGAGCTGTGCGAGCGGTTGGGCAAACACGCCTACCTGTGCGGCGACAGCCCGACGCTCGCGGATGTGGCTGCTGCAGGGCTCGCGTTTCACCTCGAGTTCCCGAAGAGCCGACAGCTTGCGCTGCCCGAGCTCGCCGGAGTCGGTGTGCCCGGGTACGCCGACAATGCGGAATTCGGGCGCTTCTTCGAGTGGCGTCGGAAGTTCTACGCGGAGCATTTGAGCTGA